The following proteins are encoded in a genomic region of Alphaproteobacteria bacterium:
- a CDS encoding M23 family metallopeptidase: MRVSADGRFPIAFGRDAGRNATLELIFPDGRRVRRALDVKPRTFDIQRIDGLPEAMVTPDPALLERIRAENARIAEARRIDGTEAFYLSGFVWPVVGRISGVYGSQRILNGQSRQPHFGIDIAVPTGTPVVAAADAVVTFADPDIYFTGGTLILDHGSGVSSTYSHLSRIDVAVGQRVRQGETVGAAGATGRATGPHLDWRVNLFDIRVDPMLVLPPMPQP, translated from the coding sequence ATGCGCGTTTCGGCCGATGGGCGTTTCCCCATCGCCTTCGGCCGCGATGCCGGCCGCAACGCGACGCTGGAATTGATCTTCCCCGACGGGCGGCGCGTGCGCCGCGCGCTGGACGTGAAGCCCCGCACATTCGACATCCAGCGCATCGACGGCCTGCCCGAGGCGATGGTCACGCCAGATCCCGCCTTGCTCGAACGCATCCGCGCGGAGAATGCGCGCATCGCCGAGGCGAGGCGGATCGACGGCACGGAGGCCTTCTACCTGTCGGGTTTCGTCTGGCCCGTCGTCGGGCGGATTTCGGGCGTCTATGGCAGCCAGCGCATTTTGAACGGCCAATCGCGCCAGCCGCACTTCGGCATCGATATCGCCGTGCCCACGGGCACGCCGGTCGTCGCGGCGGCCGACGCGGTCGTAACCTTCGCCGATCCGGATATCTATTTCACCGGCGGCACGCTGATTTTGGATCACGGGTCGGGCGTCAGCTCGACCTACTCCCACCTGTCGCGCATCGACGTTGCCGTCGGCCAGCGCGTGCGCCAGGGCGAAACGGTGGGTGCCGCCGGCGCGACGGGCCGCGCCACCGGCCCGCATCTCGATTGGCGGGTCAATCTGTTCGATATCCGCGTCGACCCGATGCTGGTCCTGCCGCCGATGCCCCAGCCGTAA
- a CDS encoding exodeoxyribonuclease VII large subunit — protein sequence MRGMESPRGNLPEYTVSELSQAVKRTVEDAFEIVRVRGEISGFKRHSSGHLYFALKDADAAIDGVCWRGSAGKLAIKPEDGMEVIAIGRLTTYPGRSKYQIVVERMELAGQGALLKLIEDRKKRLAAEGLFNAERKRPLPYLPAVIGVITSPTGAVIRDILHRLSDRFPRHVLVWPVAVQGEGAAEQVATAIRGFNALEPGGKIPRPDVLIVARGGGSIEDLMAFNEEIVVRAAAESEIPLVSAVGHETDTTLIDFASDRRAPTPTAAAEMVVPVRQELIARLARNAASLEAGLERMFDDRRQRLSAASLGDPMRLVEDRAQRLDERAERLKLAGTALIDKRKRTVIELGARLPDPKTQLERAKGALARAGAALSANTAATKANLARETKHVADLLTRAKGAALRGIDTRIASLGRAGDLLESYSYRKTLARGFALVTDAQGQLVTQAADARKAGDVTLRFADGDVGAHVEGAASRKTAAPKPAPPGKQGSLL from the coding sequence ATGCGGGGCATGGAATCCCCGCGCGGCAATTTGCCGGAATACACCGTTTCGGAGCTTTCGCAAGCGGTCAAACGCACGGTCGAGGATGCGTTCGAAATCGTGCGCGTGCGCGGCGAAATTTCGGGCTTCAAGCGCCATTCCTCCGGCCATCTTTATTTCGCGCTGAAGGACGCGGACGCGGCGATCGACGGCGTGTGCTGGCGCGGCTCGGCCGGAAAACTCGCGATCAAGCCCGAAGACGGGATGGAAGTGATCGCGATCGGGCGCCTCACCACCTATCCCGGCCGTTCGAAATACCAGATCGTGGTCGAGCGGATGGAGCTGGCGGGCCAAGGCGCGCTGCTGAAGCTGATCGAAGATCGCAAGAAGCGCCTCGCCGCCGAAGGCTTGTTCAACGCCGAGCGCAAAAGACCTTTGCCGTATTTGCCGGCGGTCATCGGCGTCATCACCTCGCCGACCGGGGCGGTCATCCGCGACATTCTGCATCGCCTGTCCGACCGCTTCCCGCGCCATGTGCTGGTCTGGCCCGTGGCCGTGCAAGGCGAAGGAGCCGCCGAACAGGTCGCGACGGCGATCCGCGGATTCAACGCGCTGGAACCGGGCGGCAAAATCCCGCGCCCCGATGTGCTGATCGTCGCGCGCGGCGGCGGCTCGATCGAAGATCTGATGGCGTTCAACGAGGAAATCGTCGTGCGCGCGGCCGCCGAGAGCGAAATCCCGCTCGTCTCCGCCGTCGGGCACGAGACGGATACGACGCTGATCGATTTCGCCTCCGACCGCCGCGCCCCCACGCCGACCGCCGCCGCCGAAATGGTGGTACCCGTGCGCCAGGAATTGATCGCGCGGCTCGCGCGCAACGCCGCGTCGCTGGAAGCGGGGCTGGAACGTATGTTCGACGATCGCCGCCAGCGTTTGTCGGCGGCGTCGCTGGGCGACCCGATGCGCCTGGTCGAGGATCGCGCCCAGCGCTTGGACGAACGCGCCGAACGTTTGAAACTCGCGGGCACGGCGCTGATCGACAAGCGTAAGCGGACCGTGATCGAACTGGGCGCGCGCCTGCCCGATCCCAAAACGCAGCTCGAACGCGCCAAGGGCGCTTTGGCGCGCGCGGGTGCCGCCCTCTCCGCCAACACCGCCGCAACCAAAGCCAATCTCGCGCGCGAGACCAAGCACGTCGCCGATCTTCTGACGCGCGCCAAGGGGGCGGCGTTGCGCGGAATCGACACGCGCATCGCGTCGCTGGGCCGCGCGGGCGATCTGCTCGAAAGCTATTCCTATCGCAAGACGCTGGCGCGCGGCTTCGCACTGGTGACCGACGCGCAAGGCCAGTTGGTCACGCAAGCCGCCGACGCGCGCAAAGCGGGCGACGTTACGCTGCGCTTCGCCGACGGCGATGTTGGCGCGCATGTGGAAGGGGCGGCGTCACGCAAAACGGCCGCGCCCAAGCCCGCGCCGCCGGGCAAGCAAGGCTCGCTGCTGTGA
- the purD gene encoding phosphoribosylamine--glycine ligase codes for MRILVVGSGGREHSLCWAISASPLCDKLFCAPGNPGIAALAECLPVGAEDIAGIVAAAKAQKIDFVVVGPEAPLVAGIVDRLAEAGIPAFGPKQVAAQLEGSKGFMKDFCARAGIPTAAYRRFTDADLARAYIREKGAPIVVKADGLAAGKGVVVAATLDEALAAIDDAMVAGRFGKAGAEVVVEEFLDGEEASFFALCDGEHALSFGAAQDHKRVGDGDTGPNTGGMGAYSPTKLVDAAMEKRIMDEIVLPTVKFMAKEGAPFKGVLFAGLMIGKAGPKLIEFNVRFGDPECQTLMLRLKSDLLPALIASQQGELKRFDLRWRDDTAICVVMAAEGYPNTPKKGTEIRNLDAAGKLDGVTVFHAGTKAAGDKIVADGGRVLGVCAIGKTAKDAQAKAYKAVDAIDWPGGFCRRDIGWRVL; via the coding sequence ATGCGCATTTTGGTCGTCGGTTCGGGCGGACGCGAACATTCCCTGTGCTGGGCGATTTCCGCCTCGCCGCTTTGCGACAAGCTGTTCTGCGCGCCGGGCAATCCGGGCATCGCCGCCTTGGCCGAATGCTTGCCGGTGGGGGCGGAGGATATCGCCGGGATCGTCGCGGCGGCCAAGGCCCAGAAGATCGATTTCGTCGTCGTCGGGCCCGAGGCGCCGCTGGTCGCCGGAATCGTGGATCGCTTGGCCGAGGCGGGCATTCCCGCTTTCGGGCCGAAGCAGGTGGCCGCCCAGCTCGAAGGCTCCAAAGGCTTCATGAAGGATTTCTGCGCGCGCGCAGGCATTCCCACCGCCGCCTATCGCCGCTTCACCGACGCCGATTTGGCACGCGCCTATATCCGCGAGAAGGGCGCCCCGATCGTCGTCAAGGCCGATGGCCTCGCGGCGGGCAAAGGCGTTGTCGTGGCGGCCACGCTCGACGAAGCCTTGGCCGCGATCGACGATGCGATGGTCGCGGGGCGTTTCGGCAAGGCGGGCGCGGAAGTCGTGGTCGAGGAATTCCTCGACGGCGAGGAGGCGAGTTTCTTCGCGCTCTGCGACGGCGAACACGCGTTGTCGTTCGGGGCGGCGCAAGACCACAAGCGCGTGGGCGACGGCGATACCGGCCCGAATACCGGCGGCATGGGCGCCTATTCGCCCACGAAGCTCGTCGATGCCGCGATGGAAAAGCGCATCATGGACGAGATCGTGCTGCCCACGGTCAAGTTCATGGCGAAAGAAGGCGCGCCGTTCAAAGGCGTGTTGTTCGCCGGGCTGATGATCGGCAAAGCGGGGCCGAAGCTGATCGAATTCAACGTGCGTTTCGGCGATCCGGAATGCCAGACGCTGATGCTGCGCCTCAAATCCGATCTGCTGCCGGCGTTGATCGCAAGCCAGCAGGGCGAATTGAAGCGCTTCGATCTGCGCTGGCGCGACGACACGGCGATTTGCGTCGTGATGGCGGCCGAGGGATATCCGAACACGCCCAAAAAGGGCACGGAAATCCGCAATCTCGACGCGGCGGGCAAGCTCGACGGCGTGACCGTATTTCATGCGGGCACGAAGGCCGCCGGGGACAAGATCGTCGCCGATGGCGGGCGCGTGCTCGGCGTTTGCGCGATCGGCAAAACGGCCAAGGACGCGCAAGCCAAAGCCTATAAGGCGGTTGACGCGATCGACTGGCCGGGCGGCTTCTGCCGGCGCGATATCGGCTGGCGCGTTCTGTGA
- a CDS encoding MBL fold metallo-hydrolase: MTGFVYEDIEPPESGGAKLLAPGVKWVRLTLPFPPDHINVWLVDEGESWTIVDTGLGRDETKAEWERVFETQLDGKPVGRLICTHFHPDHMGLAAWISSRWNIELWTTLGEYMTARYAITPATPGDIENRIGFYRANGIDPESVGQFATPENLYRRGVPDLPAHYRRIHGGRSLRLGKQDWVPIIGRGHCPEHACLWARDLNVAIVGDIVLPRITPNIGVWPVDPFADPLRDYLDSLDGFAGVPESTLILPAHGQPYRGVGARIAAIRAHHEERLAALRAAFAEHPAGLRAVDCFKLLFKREITPRVVGLAVGEALAHLHLLESRGEAKRARDADGTWRFSAAL, translated from the coding sequence GTGACTGGCTTCGTCTACGAAGATATCGAGCCGCCGGAAAGCGGCGGCGCCAAGCTGTTGGCGCCCGGCGTCAAATGGGTGCGGCTGACGCTGCCCTTTCCGCCCGATCACATCAATGTCTGGCTGGTCGACGAAGGCGAGTCCTGGACGATCGTCGATACCGGCCTCGGGCGCGACGAAACCAAGGCCGAATGGGAACGCGTGTTCGAAACGCAGCTCGACGGCAAGCCGGTCGGGCGCCTGATCTGCACGCATTTCCATCCCGATCATATGGGCCTCGCGGCGTGGATCAGTTCGCGCTGGAACATCGAACTCTGGACGACTTTGGGCGAATACATGACCGCGCGCTACGCGATCACGCCCGCCACACCGGGCGATATCGAGAACCGCATCGGCTTCTATCGCGCCAACGGCATCGATCCCGAGTCGGTGGGGCAGTTCGCCACGCCGGAAAATCTCTATCGGCGCGGCGTGCCGGATTTGCCCGCGCATTATCGCCGCATCCATGGCGGCCGGTCCTTGCGTTTGGGCAAACAGGATTGGGTTCCGATCATCGGGCGCGGCCATTGCCCGGAGCATGCGTGCCTGTGGGCGCGCGATCTGAATGTCGCCATAGTCGGCGATATCGTGCTGCCGCGCATCACGCCCAATATCGGCGTTTGGCCGGTCGATCCCTTCGCCGATCCGCTGCGCGATTATCTCGATAGCTTGGATGGGTTCGCGGGCGTGCCGGAATCGACGTTGATCCTGCCCGCGCACGGCCAGCCTTATCGCGGCGTGGGGGCGCGCATCGCGGCGATCCGCGCCCATCACGAGGAACGCTTGGCCGCGCTGCGCGCCGCTTTCGCCGAACATCCGGCGGGGTTGCGCGCGGTCGATTGCTTCAAACTGTTGTTCAAGCGCGAGATCACGCCGCGCGTCGTCGGCCTCGCGGTGGGCGAGGCGCTGGCGCATCTCCATCTGCTCGAATCGCGCGGCGAGGCCAAACGCGCACGCGATGCGGACGGCACGTGGCGGTTCAGCGCCGCGCTTTGA
- a CDS encoding nucleoside deaminase has product MSGYMELALEQARIAAQAGEVPVGAVLVDAQGAVLAATHNRVERDKDPTAHAEMLAIRAGAAQRGDSRLPDCDLYVTLEPCPMCATAISFARLRRVYWGASDPKGGGVENGPRIFAQATCHHRPELFGGIAESDAAALLRDFFKARR; this is encoded by the coding sequence ATGTCCGGGTACATGGAATTGGCCCTCGAACAGGCCCGAATCGCCGCGCAAGCGGGCGAAGTGCCCGTCGGCGCGGTGCTGGTCGATGCGCAAGGCGCCGTCCTGGCCGCGACGCATAACCGCGTCGAGCGCGACAAGGACCCGACCGCGCACGCGGAAATGCTGGCGATCCGCGCAGGCGCGGCCCAACGCGGCGATTCGCGCCTGCCCGATTGCGATCTTTACGTGACGCTGGAGCCCTGCCCGATGTGCGCGACGGCGATTTCCTTCGCGCGGCTGCGCCGGGTCTATTGGGGGGCGTCGGACCCGAAGGGTGGTGGCGTCGAAAACGGCCCGCGCATTTTCGCGCAAGCCACCTGCCATCATCGGCCCGAATTGTTCGGCGGCATCGCCGAATCCGACGCCGCGGCTCTGCTGCGCGATTTCTTCAAAGCGCGGCGCTGA
- a CDS encoding gamma-glutamyl-gamma-aminobutyrate hydrolase family protein, protein MTLPLIGITLDSEPAGGWSKMPWYALRQNYCGAVAASGGLPVALPHEPEKAGDYLDRIDGLLITGGAFDVDPAMFGASSKHATVKTKDRRTAFEYAIVKGALERDMPILGICGGEQLLAVALGGTLIQHIPDEVPGCLPHEQPNPRTEPGHIVDVVPGTLLHRSNGERARMDVNSAHHQAVKMVGPGTIVSAKAPDGVIEAIEAPGKRFCLGVEWHPEYSIDPGDSAIFRAFVAACRR, encoded by the coding sequence ATGACGCTCCCCCTTATCGGCATCACGCTGGACAGCGAACCGGCCGGCGGCTGGTCGAAAATGCCCTGGTACGCGCTGCGCCAGAATTACTGCGGCGCCGTGGCGGCTTCCGGCGGCTTGCCCGTGGCCTTGCCGCACGAGCCCGAAAAGGCCGGCGATTATCTCGACCGGATCGACGGGCTGCTGATCACCGGCGGCGCCTTCGACGTCGATCCCGCGATGTTCGGGGCGTCGAGCAAACATGCCACGGTCAAAACCAAGGACCGGCGCACCGCGTTCGAATATGCGATCGTCAAAGGGGCGCTCGAACGCGACATGCCGATCCTGGGGATTTGCGGCGGCGAGCAATTGCTCGCGGTCGCGTTGGGCGGCACGCTGATCCAGCATATTCCGGACGAAGTGCCGGGATGCCTGCCGCATGAACAGCCCAATCCGCGCACCGAGCCGGGGCACATCGTCGATGTGGTCCCGGGCACGCTGCTGCATCGGTCGAACGGGGAGCGCGCGCGCATGGATGTCAACTCCGCCCATCATCAAGCGGTGAAAATGGTCGGTCCCGGCACGATCGTCAGCGCCAAGGCGCCCGACGGCGTGATCGAAGCCATCGAAGCGCCGGGCAAGCGTTTCTGCCTGGGCGTCGAATGGCATCCCGAATATTCGATCGATCCGGGCGATAGCGCGATCTTCCGCGCCTTCGTCGCCGCGTGCCGCCGATGA
- a CDS encoding rRNA pseudouridine synthase has protein sequence MTDETPKGERIAKVMARAGLCSRREAEALIAQGRVFINGKRLTSPAHNVQPTDEIIVDNKKLAKPERPRLFRFHKPRGVLTATRDPEGRPTIYDGMPAELPRLMPVGRLDYNSEGLLLLTNDGGIKRHLELPATGIKRKYRVRVYGSPDPARLVRLKNGITIEGVHYGSIDARLEGKPNTSNAWMIFELTEGKNREIRRVCEAMGLQVNRLIRIGYGAFELDKLAVKAIEEVGPGELRKVLGSALAGAPLKLGGRPET, from the coding sequence ATGACCGACGAAACCCCCAAGGGCGAACGCATCGCCAAGGTGATGGCGCGCGCGGGTCTTTGTTCGCGGCGCGAAGCCGAAGCGTTGATCGCGCAAGGGCGCGTGTTCATCAACGGCAAGCGCCTGACCAGCCCCGCGCATAACGTGCAGCCGACCGACGAGATCATCGTCGACAACAAGAAGCTGGCGAAGCCCGAGCGGCCGCGGCTGTTCCGCTTCCACAAGCCGCGCGGCGTGCTGACCGCGACGCGCGATCCCGAAGGCCGCCCGACGATCTATGACGGCATGCCGGCCGAATTGCCGCGCCTGATGCCGGTCGGGCGCCTCGATTACAATTCCGAAGGCCTGTTGCTGCTGACCAACGACGGCGGCATCAAGCGCCATCTGGAATTGCCCGCGACCGGCATCAAACGCAAATATCGCGTGCGCGTCTATGGCAGCCCCGATCCCGCGCGCCTCGTGCGCTTGAAGAACGGCATCACGATCGAAGGCGTGCATTACGGTTCGATCGACGCGCGCCTCGAAGGCAAGCCCAACACCAGCAATGCCTGGATGATCTTCGAACTGACCGAAGGTAAAAACCGCGAAATTCGTCGCGTTTGCGAGGCGATGGGTTTGCAGGTCAACCGCCTGATCCGCATCGGCTACGGCGCCTTCGAACTCGACAAGCTTGCGGTGAAGGCTATCGAGGAAGTCGGCCCCGGCGAATTGCGCAAGGTGCTGGGCTCGGCTTTGGCCGGCGCACCGTTGAAGCTCGGCGGCAGGCCCGAGACGTGA
- the rsmD gene encoding 16S rRNA (guanine(966)-N(2))-methyltransferase RsmD codes for MRIVGGRWRGRKLAAPDDRAIRPTGERQRESLFNILSHGAYAPGGVSMLQGAAVLDVFAGTGALGLEALSRGAANVLFLEQAANARSLIDANIAACKAQGAARLVLGDATNPTAPPPSPWTPATLVFLDPPYGQELGPKALAALNAKGWLAPGCVAVAETGEHEAFAVPEGFAQEDMRDYGKTTLRFLRKL; via the coding sequence ATTCGCATCGTCGGCGGGCGTTGGCGCGGACGCAAACTTGCCGCTCCCGACGATCGCGCGATCCGCCCGACCGGCGAGCGCCAGCGCGAATCCTTGTTCAATATTCTCAGCCACGGCGCCTATGCGCCCGGCGGCGTGTCGATGCTGCAGGGGGCCGCGGTGCTGGACGTTTTCGCGGGTACGGGCGCGTTGGGTTTGGAAGCCCTATCGCGGGGTGCCGCGAACGTGCTGTTCCTGGAACAGGCGGCGAATGCGCGAAGCTTGATCGACGCCAATATCGCCGCGTGCAAGGCGCAAGGGGCCGCGCGCTTGGTGTTGGGCGACGCGACCAATCCGACGGCGCCGCCGCCGTCGCCCTGGACGCCCGCGACGCTCGTCTTTCTCGATCCGCCCTATGGCCAGGAGCTGGGGCCGAAGGCGCTGGCGGCGTTGAATGCGAAGGGCTGGCTCGCCCCGGGTTGCGTGGCGGTCGCCGAAACCGGCGAGCACGAAGCCTTCGCCGTGCCCGAAGGTTTCGCGCAGGAAGATATGCGCGATTACGGCAAGACGACGCTGCGCTTCTTGCGCAAGCTCTGA
- the fusA gene encoding elongation factor G, giving the protein MPRTIPIEKLRNIGITAHIDAGKTTTTERILYYTGKSHKIGEVHDGNTTTDYMEQERERGITITSAAVTAEWNGHRINVIDTPGHIDFNIEVNRSLRVLDGAVFVICGVAGVQPQSETNWRLADRYNVPRVVFVNKMDRTGADFYKAVDSMKEKLGIVTAVCQIPIGAEGDFKGIVDLVRMKGVVWHGDELGAKFDDIEIPADLVDKAKEFRQQLLDAVVGVDDAAMEEYFEKNDVAEATLKRCIKKGAVSGAFRPVFCGSAFKNKGVQTLLDAVIDYLPSPADIQGMRVITEEGEAERFKAAKDDEPFSALAFKMINDKYGNLTFVRVYSGVLKSGDTVLNTTKGEKERIGRMFQMHADKRDEIKEVYAGDIVAFVGLKDTGTGDTLAAPEDPVILERMAFPVPVIDIAVEPKTKDSVEKMAIGLQKLVAEDPSLRLKTDHESGQTILSGMGELHLEIIVDRLKREYGVEANIGSPQVAYRETISKAHTETYTHKKQSGGSGQFAEVTIKFEPQPRNAGVVFEDEVVGGSVPREFIPAVEKGIKVQCEQGVLAGFQTVDFKYSLLDGKYHDVDSSALAFEIAAKACFREGMRKAQPIILEPIMDVEVTTPPDHVGDVVGDINRRRGIIQSQDQVATSVIIRSHVPLSEMFGYISDLRSMSKGRASFTMQFDHYEPVPRNIAEEIMSKNAA; this is encoded by the coding sequence GTGCCGCGAACTATCCCGATCGAGAAGCTCCGCAATATCGGCATCACCGCGCATATCGACGCGGGCAAAACCACCACGACCGAGCGGATCCTCTATTACACGGGCAAGTCCCATAAGATCGGCGAGGTGCACGACGGCAACACCACGACCGATTACATGGAGCAGGAGCGCGAGCGCGGCATCACGATCACGTCCGCCGCCGTGACCGCCGAGTGGAACGGCCACCGCATCAACGTCATCGACACGCCCGGCCACATCGATTTCAACATCGAAGTGAACCGTTCGCTGCGCGTGCTCGACGGCGCCGTGTTCGTCATTTGCGGCGTGGCCGGCGTGCAGCCCCAGTCGGAAACGAACTGGCGCTTGGCCGATCGCTATAACGTCCCCCGCGTCGTGTTCGTCAACAAGATGGACCGCACGGGCGCGGACTTCTACAAGGCCGTCGACTCCATGAAGGAGAAGCTCGGCATCGTCACGGCCGTGTGCCAGATCCCGATCGGCGCCGAAGGCGACTTCAAGGGCATCGTCGATCTCGTCCGCATGAAGGGCGTGGTTTGGCACGGCGACGAGCTGGGCGCCAAGTTCGACGACATCGAAATTCCGGCCGACCTCGTCGACAAGGCGAAGGAATTCCGCCAGCAGCTGCTCGACGCCGTCGTCGGCGTCGACGACGCCGCCATGGAGGAATATTTCGAGAAGAACGACGTCGCGGAAGCGACGCTGAAGCGCTGCATCAAGAAGGGTGCGGTGTCGGGCGCGTTCCGTCCGGTGTTCTGCGGCTCGGCCTTCAAGAACAAGGGCGTGCAGACGCTGCTCGACGCGGTCATCGATTATCTGCCCTCGCCGGCGGACATCCAGGGCATGCGCGTCATCACCGAGGAAGGCGAAGCCGAACGCTTCAAGGCCGCCAAGGACGACGAGCCGTTCTCCGCACTCGCGTTCAAGATGATCAACGACAAGTACGGCAACCTCACCTTCGTGCGGGTGTATTCGGGCGTGCTCAAGTCCGGCGACACCGTGCTCAACACGACGAAGGGCGAGAAGGAACGCATCGGCCGCATGTTCCAGATGCACGCCGACAAGCGCGACGAGATCAAGGAAGTCTACGCCGGCGACATCGTCGCTTTCGTGGGCCTGAAGGACACCGGCACGGGCGACACGCTCGCGGCACCGGAAGATCCCGTGATCCTCGAGCGCATGGCGTTCCCCGTGCCCGTCATCGACATCGCGGTCGAGCCCAAAACGAAGGACTCGGTCGAAAAGATGGCCATCGGCCTCCAAAAGCTGGTCGCCGAAGACCCCAGCTTGCGTCTGAAAACCGACCACGAGTCGGGCCAGACCATTCTGTCGGGCATGGGCGAACTGCATCTCGAAATCATCGTCGATCGTCTCAAGCGCGAATACGGCGTCGAAGCCAATATCGGCTCGCCGCAGGTCGCGTATCGCGAGACGATCTCGAAGGCGCACACCGAAACCTACACCCACAAGAAGCAGTCGGGCGGTTCGGGTCAGTTCGCCGAAGTGACGATCAAGTTCGAGCCGCAGCCGCGCAACGCCGGCGTCGTGTTCGAGGACGAAGTCGTCGGCGGTTCGGTGCCGCGCGAATTCATCCCCGCGGTCGAAAAGGGCATCAAGGTGCAGTGCGAGCAGGGCGTGCTCGCGGGCTTCCAGACGGTCGACTTCAAGTACTCGCTGCTCGACGGCAAGTACCACGACGTCGACTCGTCGGCGCTGGCCTTCGAAATCGCCGCCAAGGCCTGCTTCCGCGAAGGCATGCGCAAGGCCCAGCCGATCATCCTGGAGCCGATCATGGACGTCGAAGTGACGACGCCGCCCGACCATGTCGGCGACGTCGTGGGCGACATCAACCGCCGCCGCGGCATCATTCAGAGCCAGGATCAGGTCGCGACGTCGGTCATCATCCGCAGCCACGTGCCGCTGTCGGAGATGTTCGGCTACATCTCGGATCTGCGTTCGATGTCGAAGGGCCGCGCGTCCTTCACGATGCAGTTCGATCACTACGAGCCGGTGCCGCGCAACATCGCGGAAGAGATCATGTCCAAGAACGCGGCCTGA
- a CDS encoding DUF1737 domain-containing protein: MQAYRYLTGKDDSSFCHRVTKALNEGWQLYGSPTLTFDAAKGHAVCGQAIMKEVPDVEYSPDLKLGDL; this comes from the coding sequence ATGCAAGCCTATCGCTATCTGACCGGGAAGGACGATTCGTCCTTCTGCCACCGCGTGACCAAGGCGTTGAACGAGGGCTGGCAGCTTTACGGCAGCCCGACGCTGACTTTCGACGCCGCCAAGGGCCATGCGGTCTGCGGCCAGGCGATCATGAAGGAAGTCCCGGACGTCGAGTATTCGCCCGACCTGAAGCTCGGCGATCTCTAA
- a CDS encoding alginate lyase family protein → MNPISRRMLLAASAATLAVPARAQARFINPYDPAALRARKGVKGPVNAQCPAMPPPARDLVVPDFYSDPPVYSRIDHDRLEQRNALVKPIEAATRGVALSVDRWVRHNPVDGRYAACAAAALDAMAQADSTLGQTNTQGGFERKWMFCALALAHLKLATAPEYDAAAQARVRAWFARYLPHLRETYDKPPGRGPAPSMQLNNHATWAGLCAMALALAIGDDANWRWGLSRIQLTLDQIDADGFLPLEVLRGVKALHYHSFTLGPLALAAFLARPNGVDLAGPADGPFHRLAKRTFDAYADPAPFEARTGGKTQTPFSKFYDMAWIEIYAGEFDKPEFLTALGDRRPQGQSWLGGDLTLWHAKDR, encoded by the coding sequence ATGAATCCGATCTCGCGCCGCATGCTCCTCGCCGCTTCCGCCGCGACGCTCGCCGTTCCCGCTCGGGCGCAGGCGCGCTTCATCAATCCCTACGATCCCGCCGCGTTGCGCGCGCGCAAAGGCGTGAAAGGACCGGTCAACGCGCAATGCCCGGCGATGCCCCCGCCCGCGCGCGATCTGGTGGTCCCCGATTTCTATTCGGACCCACCGGTCTATAGCCGCATCGACCATGACCGGCTGGAACAGCGCAACGCGCTGGTGAAGCCGATCGAGGCGGCGACGCGCGGCGTCGCCCTCAGCGTGGATCGTTGGGTGCGGCATAATCCCGTCGACGGGCGCTATGCGGCGTGTGCCGCCGCCGCCCTCGACGCGATGGCGCAGGCGGATTCGACACTCGGCCAAACGAATACCCAAGGCGGGTTCGAGCGCAAATGGATGTTCTGCGCGTTGGCGCTGGCGCATCTCAAACTCGCGACCGCGCCCGAATACGATGCCGCCGCGCAAGCCCGCGTGCGCGCGTGGTTCGCGCGCTATTTGCCGCATCTGCGCGAAACCTACGACAAGCCGCCGGGGCGCGGACCCGCCCCCTCGATGCAGCTCAACAACCACGCGACCTGGGCGGGGCTTTGCGCGATGGCGTTGGCGCTGGCGATCGGCGACGACGCGAATTGGCGCTGGGGCCTATCGCGCATCCAACTGACCCTCGACCAGATCGATGCCGACGGGTTCCTGCCGCTGGAAGTCCTGCGCGGCGTGAAGGCGCTGCATTATCACAGCTTCACGCTGGGCCCGCTGGCGCTGGCGGCGTTCCTCGCGCGGCCCAACGGCGTCGATCTCGCGGGGCCGGCGGATGGGCCGTTCCACCGCCTCGCCAAACGCACCTTCGACGCTTACGCCGATCCGGCACCGTTCGAAGCGCGCACCGGCGGCAAGACGCAAACGCCGTTCTCGAAATTCTACGATATGGCCTGGATCGAGATTTACGCGGGCGAATTCGACAAACCCGAATTCCTGACCGCGTTGGGCGACCGGCGCCCGCAAGGCCAATCCTGGCTCGGCGGTGATCTCACGCTCTGGCACGCCAAGGACCGCTAA